A genomic region of Mycobacterium senriense contains the following coding sequences:
- a CDS encoding non-ribosomal peptide synthetase: protein MTDTTGIGTRLDDERLELLRRKLAERGLAKTTGAAPVATDGEPRMSVGQHRMWFVQSVDPGSALLNICVSYRLSGTVDTGRLHRAVDAVAARHPVLHTTYATVGAGDPYPVIREDLRPEWAEHDLTGLTDQARRLRLDVLAQRDFRRPFDLSKDSPLRVTAARLAGDELMLLITAHHIAWDDGSWAPFFADLTRAYTDPAQFADGQVLRDVAADATAVRQADLDYWRPRMADLPEPLELPGANGSVVPSTWRAQRTFAQLSPDTVERATALARETGATPYMVLMAAFAALVHRYTQSTDFLVAAPVLNRGLGTEHVIGYYGNTVVIRLQPRSHQTFRKLLAQTREDAVGAFAHSRADLEWLVRESNPDRRHGADRMTRVSFGQREPDGAGFCPPGVRCERGELRGHFNQLPLSLMVELDRAPDGSGGGVVEAEYLVEVLDQQLVEQLLRHYTALLDGLLSDPDVKLSACALMSDEDAKWLRAVSTGEEFVTPPSTLPELVSRRAGLTPDAVAVVYEGRAYSYREIDEESNRLAHWLVEHGIGTEDRVAVLLDKSPELVITALGVLKAGGVYLPVDPTYPEDRLSFILEDADAKLVLREPVTDVARYPAGAPPKLNRPLSPQNTAYLIYTSGSTGLPKGVPVPHAPIAEYFVWFGDEYRIDDTDRLLQVASPSFDVSMGEIFGTLIMGARLVIPRPDGLRDIGYLTGLLAREGITSMHFVPSLLGLFLSLPGVSQWRTLRRVPIGGEALPGEIADKFHATFDASLHNFYGPTETVVNCTSYPVEGTQGTRVVPIGRPKINTQVYLLDNALQPVPVGVIGEIYIAGTHVAHGYHRRPQLTAERFVADPFTPGGRMYRSGDLARRNANGEIEFVGRADEQVKIRGFRIELGEIAAAISVDPSVGQAVVLAMDLPQLGKSLVGYVTPAQGAGTESVDVERIRARVAAALPDYMTPAGYVVVDEIPITAHQKIDRAALPQPQIAAAAEYRDPSTPTERRVAQLFSGLLGHERVGIDDSFFDLGGHSLVATKLVTAIRADCGVEIGIRDVFELATVGALAERIDHLVSGGLTRSRPRLITTAHDQPMPLSASQLRSWFAYRVDGPSRVNNIPFAAKLTGPWDIDALIAAIGDVVARHEILRTRYVELDGVPYQVVEPAGVEVTVRREEGPDEDWLQQQLDVERCHCFQLDAELPIRVAVLRTENTSEHVLSLVVHHIASDHWSAGVLFSDVMTAYRARRGGEAPSWAPLRVQYADYAAWQRQFLGDESGQESAIVGGQREYWTRQLAGMPEDTGLRPDFPRQPVPSGEGESVDFQIDSATRAKLGEVCRELGITEFMLLQTAVAVVLHKAGGGVDIPLGTPVAGRTEAELDQLIGFFVNILVLRNDMDGNPTLRELLKRARETALAAYAHQDLPFDRVVDSVSPVRSLSRNPLFQVVVHVRDHLSATRVIEAAAAGSGEQDTVCTSLDPIFDMAHADLSVNFFGTDGSGDIGYNCNVIYRTELYARATIERLAGWLSRTLTEFADDIDQTLRDVRLIDAAEQDRILQDWSRGEQAPHDRPRTIPELLEPSRAWDTDRVAVRCGEQSIDYPALHRRSDNLAALLVNNGVGPGSLVGLSTRRSTELVVALVAIMKAGAGYFPIDPGYPLARKQFMLDDVQPPVVVATVEAVGTMPQVPGVELISLDDPQVRALVDSEDVDPVSRQVRLPHPDDPMYLVFTSGSTGKPKGAVGTHRSMAARLDWQLRHYPPRTDDVRLAQASITFLEGGMEMLAGLAAGATMILADDAEHRDPEALGDLMNRYSVAQVTAVPSLVSALVDSRPDAVRSLSRLVCGGEPVSTALLQRLVSVCAGQDGAGTELLNNIGSTETSGAVSRGRLGLPNPLVGRPVPGAQAYLLDDGLRPVPVGVVGELYYAGDQLARGYWKRPGLTATRFIANPYGAEAGSRLYRSGDLARWTNDGRLEFVGRSDHQVQVRGFRVELAEVEAALAGADGVAAAAARTWEVHGGTSLAGYVVPQRPLTDDAAKATFGGEVRAAIATTLPGYMLPSSLTVLDALPKTESGKLNRPGLPRPAVSTGGQTEPTRTDTERALAKVFAELLSTPDVGRFDDFFALGGDSILSVQLASRARAAGLAVSPRMIFENPTVQQLAAALDALGDEGAVTEQGERPADTRFEPMSTSGLSPSDLAAVTQLFSSSREGTT from the coding sequence GTGACAGACACCACCGGCATCGGCACCCGTCTCGACGATGAGCGGCTGGAACTACTGCGCCGCAAGCTCGCTGAACGAGGCCTGGCCAAGACGACGGGCGCGGCGCCCGTCGCGACCGACGGCGAACCACGCATGTCGGTCGGCCAGCACCGGATGTGGTTCGTGCAGTCCGTCGATCCCGGCAGCGCGCTGCTCAACATCTGCGTCTCCTACCGCCTGTCCGGCACCGTCGACACCGGGCGGCTGCACCGTGCGGTCGACGCCGTCGCCGCGCGACACCCGGTGCTGCATACGACGTACGCCACCGTCGGTGCGGGCGACCCGTACCCGGTGATCCGCGAGGACCTGCGGCCCGAATGGGCCGAACACGACCTGACCGGGTTGACCGATCAGGCGCGCCGGCTACGGTTGGATGTGTTGGCGCAGCGGGACTTTCGCCGGCCATTCGACCTGAGCAAGGATTCACCGCTACGAGTCACGGCGGCACGGCTGGCCGGCGACGAACTCATGCTGCTGATCACCGCGCATCACATCGCCTGGGACGACGGATCATGGGCACCCTTCTTCGCCGATCTGACCCGCGCATACACCGACCCGGCCCAGTTCGCCGATGGGCAAGTGCTCAGGGACGTTGCGGCGGACGCGACCGCCGTTCGTCAGGCGGACCTGGACTACTGGCGGCCGCGGATGGCCGACCTCCCGGAACCCCTCGAGCTGCCCGGGGCCAACGGTTCGGTGGTGCCCAGCACCTGGCGCGCACAGCGCACGTTCGCGCAGTTGTCACCGGACACCGTCGAGCGGGCGACCGCGCTGGCCCGCGAGACCGGCGCCACCCCGTACATGGTGTTGATGGCCGCGTTCGCCGCGCTGGTGCACCGGTATACCCAGTCGACGGACTTCTTGGTGGCGGCCCCGGTGCTCAACCGCGGTTTGGGCACCGAGCATGTCATCGGGTATTACGGCAACACCGTGGTGATCCGGCTGCAGCCGCGGTCGCACCAGACGTTCCGCAAGCTGCTGGCCCAAACCCGCGAGGACGCGGTGGGCGCCTTCGCTCATTCGCGTGCCGACCTGGAGTGGCTGGTGCGCGAGTCGAATCCCGATCGCCGGCATGGCGCGGACCGCATGACCCGGGTGAGCTTCGGGCAACGGGAGCCCGACGGCGCCGGCTTCTGCCCGCCCGGCGTGCGCTGCGAGCGCGGCGAATTGCGCGGCCATTTCAATCAATTGCCGTTGAGCCTGATGGTCGAGCTGGACCGGGCGCCGGACGGCTCAGGCGGCGGCGTGGTCGAGGCCGAGTATCTGGTCGAGGTGTTGGATCAGCAGTTGGTCGAGCAATTGCTGCGTCACTACACCGCCTTGCTGGACGGCCTGCTGTCCGACCCCGACGTGAAGCTGTCGGCGTGCGCGTTGATGAGCGACGAAGACGCCAAGTGGCTGCGCGCGGTGTCGACCGGCGAGGAATTCGTCACCCCGCCGAGCACCTTGCCCGAGCTGGTCAGCCGGAGGGCGGGGCTCACTCCCGATGCCGTCGCCGTGGTCTACGAGGGGCGCGCCTACTCCTACCGGGAAATCGACGAAGAGTCGAACCGGTTGGCGCACTGGCTGGTCGAACACGGGATCGGCACCGAGGATCGCGTCGCGGTGTTGCTGGACAAGTCTCCCGAATTGGTCATCACCGCGCTGGGCGTGCTCAAGGCGGGCGGGGTCTATCTGCCGGTGGATCCCACCTACCCGGAGGACCGGCTGAGCTTCATCCTCGAGGACGCGGACGCGAAACTGGTGCTGCGCGAACCGGTTACCGACGTCGCGCGCTATCCGGCCGGCGCACCCCCCAAGCTGAACCGGCCGCTGAGCCCGCAAAACACCGCCTACCTGATCTACACCTCGGGTTCCACCGGACTGCCCAAGGGCGTTCCGGTGCCGCACGCACCCATCGCGGAGTACTTCGTCTGGTTCGGCGACGAATACCGGATCGACGACACCGATAGGCTGCTGCAGGTCGCCTCGCCCAGCTTCGACGTGTCGATGGGCGAGATCTTCGGCACGCTGATCATGGGCGCCCGCTTGGTGATTCCGCGGCCGGACGGGCTGCGCGACATCGGCTACCTCACCGGCCTGCTGGCCCGCGAGGGCATCACGTCGATGCACTTCGTGCCGTCGCTGCTGGGGCTCTTCCTGTCGCTGCCCGGCGTCAGCCAGTGGCGGACCCTGCGACGCGTGCCCATCGGCGGGGAAGCTCTGCCCGGCGAGATCGCCGACAAGTTCCACGCCACCTTCGACGCGTCGCTGCACAACTTCTACGGACCGACCGAGACGGTGGTGAACTGCACCAGCTACCCGGTCGAGGGCACCCAGGGCACCCGGGTGGTGCCGATCGGTCGACCCAAGATCAACACACAGGTGTATCTGCTCGACAACGCGCTGCAGCCGGTCCCCGTCGGCGTTATAGGTGAGATCTACATCGCCGGAACACATGTCGCGCACGGATATCACCGCAGGCCGCAGTTGACCGCCGAGCGCTTCGTCGCCGACCCGTTCACGCCCGGTGGCCGGATGTACCGTTCCGGTGACCTGGCCCGCCGTAACGCCAACGGCGAGATCGAGTTCGTCGGCCGCGCCGACGAGCAGGTGAAGATCCGCGGTTTCCGCATCGAGCTGGGCGAAATCGCGGCCGCCATCTCGGTCGACCCCAGCGTCGGGCAAGCGGTCGTGCTGGCCATGGACCTGCCCCAGTTGGGCAAGAGCCTGGTCGGATACGTGACGCCGGCCCAGGGCGCCGGCACGGAATCGGTTGACGTCGAGCGCATCCGGGCCCGGGTGGCCGCCGCGCTGCCGGACTACATGACCCCGGCCGGCTACGTGGTGGTCGACGAAATCCCGATCACCGCGCACCAGAAGATCGACCGCGCCGCGCTGCCGCAACCGCAGATCGCGGCCGCCGCCGAATACCGCGACCCCAGCACCCCCACCGAACGGCGCGTCGCGCAACTGTTTTCCGGGTTGCTCGGCCACGAACGGGTGGGCATCGACGACTCGTTCTTCGATCTGGGCGGCCACTCGCTGGTCGCCACCAAACTTGTCACCGCGATCCGCGCGGACTGCGGCGTGGAAATCGGCATCCGCGACGTGTTCGAACTTGCGACGGTCGGGGCGTTGGCCGAGCGGATCGACCATCTGGTTTCGGGCGGACTGACGCGGTCGCGGCCCAGGCTGATCACCACCGCCCATGACCAACCCATGCCGCTGTCGGCGTCGCAGCTGCGCAGCTGGTTCGCCTACCGCGTGGACGGGCCCAGCCGGGTCAACAACATTCCCTTCGCGGCGAAGCTGACCGGGCCGTGGGACATCGATGCGTTGATCGCCGCCATCGGCGATGTCGTTGCCCGGCACGAAATCCTGCGCACCCGCTACGTCGAGCTGGACGGCGTGCCCTATCAGGTCGTTGAACCGGCCGGCGTCGAGGTTACGGTGCGCCGCGAGGAGGGACCCGACGAGGACTGGCTGCAACAGCAACTCGATGTCGAGCGGTGCCACTGCTTCCAACTGGATGCTGAATTGCCGATCCGGGTCGCGGTGCTGCGCACCGAGAACACCTCGGAGCACGTGCTGTCGCTGGTCGTGCACCACATCGCCTCCGACCATTGGTCGGCGGGCGTGCTTTTCTCCGACGTGATGACGGCCTACCGGGCCCGGCGCGGCGGAGAGGCGCCGTCCTGGGCCCCGCTGCGTGTGCAGTACGCCGACTACGCGGCGTGGCAGCGCCAGTTCCTGGGTGACGAGAGCGGCCAGGAGTCCGCCATCGTCGGCGGCCAGCGGGAGTACTGGACCCGTCAGCTGGCCGGGATGCCGGAGGACACCGGGCTGCGGCCGGACTTCCCGCGCCAGCCGGTGCCCAGCGGCGAAGGGGAGTCCGTCGACTTCCAGATCGACTCGGCCACCCGCGCCAAGCTCGGCGAGGTGTGCCGCGAGCTCGGCATCACCGAATTCATGCTGCTGCAAACGGCCGTCGCCGTGGTCTTGCACAAAGCCGGTGGCGGAGTGGACATTCCGCTGGGCACCCCGGTCGCCGGCCGCACCGAAGCCGAGTTGGACCAGCTGATCGGATTCTTCGTCAACATCCTGGTGCTGCGCAACGACATGGACGGCAACCCGACGCTGCGCGAACTCCTGAAGCGGGCCAGGGAGACCGCGCTGGCCGCCTACGCCCACCAGGACCTGCCGTTCGACCGCGTCGTCGACAGCGTCAGCCCGGTGCGCTCACTGTCACGCAACCCGCTGTTCCAGGTCGTCGTGCACGTCCGGGATCACCTGTCCGCCACCCGGGTCATCGAGGCCGCGGCCGCGGGCAGCGGCGAGCAGGACACCGTGTGCACCTCGCTGGACCCCATCTTCGACATGGCGCACGCCGATCTGAGCGTCAACTTCTTCGGCACCGACGGCTCCGGCGACATCGGCTACAACTGCAATGTCATCTACCGCACCGAGCTTTACGCCAGAGCCACCATCGAGCGACTGGCTGGATGGCTGTCCCGGACACTCACCGAGTTCGCCGATGACATCGATCAGACCCTGCGTGACGTTCGGTTGATCGATGCCGCGGAACAGGACCGGATTCTGCAGGACTGGAGCCGCGGCGAGCAGGCGCCGCACGACCGGCCGCGCACCATTCCGGAACTGCTAGAACCCAGCCGGGCGTGGGACACCGACCGCGTCGCGGTGCGCTGCGGCGAGCAGAGCATCGATTATCCTGCGCTGCATCGCCGTTCGGACAACCTGGCCGCGCTGCTCGTCAACAACGGGGTGGGCCCCGGGTCGCTGGTCGGGCTGTCGACCCGGCGGAGCACCGAGCTCGTGGTGGCGCTGGTGGCCATCATGAAAGCCGGCGCCGGCTACTTCCCGATCGATCCCGGATATCCGCTGGCGCGAAAGCAATTCATGCTCGACGACGTGCAACCGCCGGTCGTGGTCGCGACGGTCGAAGCGGTGGGCACCATGCCGCAGGTGCCGGGGGTCGAGCTCATCTCGCTGGACGATCCACAGGTACGCGCGCTGGTCGACAGTGAGGACGTGGATCCGGTGTCGAGGCAGGTGCGACTTCCGCACCCCGATGACCCGATGTACCTGGTATTCACCTCCGGGTCCACCGGCAAGCCGAAAGGTGCGGTGGGAACGCATCGCTCGATGGCTGCGCGGCTCGACTGGCAGCTGCGGCACTACCCGCCGCGAACCGACGATGTTCGACTGGCGCAGGCCTCGATCACCTTCCTCGAAGGCGGCATGGAGATGTTGGCCGGACTGGCGGCCGGCGCGACCATGATCCTGGCCGACGACGCCGAGCACCGCGACCCGGAGGCCCTCGGGGACTTGATGAACCGGTATTCGGTCGCCCAGGTGACCGCGGTGCCCAGCCTGGTGTCGGCGCTGGTGGACAGCCGGCCCGACGCCGTGCGCTCGCTGTCGCGGCTGGTGTGCGGTGGCGAACCGGTGAGCACGGCGCTGCTGCAGCGGCTGGTATCGGTGTGCGCCGGCCAGGACGGCGCCGGCACCGAGCTGCTGAACAACATCGGTTCCACCGAGACCTCCGGCGCCGTGTCCCGCGGGCGGCTGGGTCTGCCGAATCCGCTTGTCGGAAGGCCGGTCCCGGGGGCGCAGGCCTACCTGCTCGACGACGGGCTGCGTCCCGTGCCGGTCGGCGTCGTGGGCGAGTTGTATTACGCCGGTGACCAGCTCGCTCGGGGATATTGGAAACGCCCCGGCCTGACTGCGACGCGGTTCATCGCCAATCCCTATGGTGCCGAGGCGGGTTCGCGGTTATACCGCAGCGGCGACCTGGCCCGGTGGACCAACGACGGTCGGCTGGAATTCGTCGGACGTTCCGACCACCAGGTGCAGGTCCGCGGTTTCCGCGTCGAGCTGGCCGAGGTCGAGGCCGCCCTGGCGGGCGCCGATGGCGTCGCCGCCGCGGCGGCCCGCACGTGGGAGGTGCACGGCGGCACCTCGCTGGCCGGATACGTTGTGCCGCAACGCCCACTCACCGACGACGCCGCGAAGGCGACCTTCGGGGGGGAGGTGCGCGCGGCGATCGCCACGACCCTGCCGGGCTACATGCTGCCGTCATCGCTGACCGTGCTCGACGCACTCCCGAAAACTGAATCGGGGAAGCTGAATCGGCCCGGGCTGCCGCGGCCGGCGGTCAGCACCGGCGGGCAGACCGAACCGACGCGCACCGACACCGAACGGGCGTTGGCCAAGGTGTTCGCGGAACTGCTGTCCACCCCCGACGTCGGGCGCTTCGACGACTTCTTCGCCCTCGGCGGCGACAGCATCCTGTCCGTGCAGCTCGCCTCGCGCGCCCGGGCGGCCGGCCTGGCCGTGAGCCCACGGATGATCTTCGAGAACCCGACAGTGCAGCAGCTGGCCGCCGCGCTCGATGCCTTGGGCGACGAAGGGGCCGTCACCGAACAGGGCGAGCGGCCGGCCGACACCCGTTTCGAGCCGATGAGCACTTCCGGACTGTCCCCCTCGGATCTGGCCGCCGTGACGCAACTCTTCTCATCGTCGCGCGAAGGCACGACATGA